In Rhodanobacter humi, the genomic stretch AGCTGCTGTATTCGGCCGCGCATTACGTGCGGCTGAAGGACGACTACCTCGCGGGTTGAGCGGCTTTATCGCGGCACGGCCGCATCCGCCTGCCGGGCGCTGATCGCCGCCGCTTCCTGCGCGTGCTGCTGGCGCTGCAGCTTGCGTTGCGCATCGAGGTAACTGCCGAGCAGAACCAGCCGGTAGTTGCTGGAATGCATCTCGTAGTGCGCCGGGTCGTACTTGTAGTTGCCGACATCGTAGGCACGCAGCAGCTGCAGCTCGCGTTGCGCCTCGTCGAGGTCGCCCGTGGCGATCGTCCGCTCCACGTCCTGGCTGGCCGGCTTGAACGCATCGCGCAACTGGTCCAGTGCGGTGCGATTGTGCGGATCGAGTTGCAGCACGCTGAAGTAGAACTCGAACGCGTTGCTGCCCACCGGCGCCACCAGGCGGCCGTCGTGCAGCGCGTCGCCGGCGAGGCCGAGCAGGATGCGCGTGCCGCCGTCGTCGGCCGTCGGCGCGGCCGCGGCGCGCGCGTTCCAGTGCCACCAGCCGCCACCGGCGAGGATCAGCACCAGGAGGCCGCCCAGCCAGAGCTTGCGGCGAGAAAGGAGGGTTGCGAGAGCTTGCATGACACCTGTGCCTGACCGGAACCGCGGTCGCGGCCGTCCATCGGGACGACCGCGACCGTGGCGGCAAGCTAGCGGCGCATCATGTCAGGCCGATGACTCGCGCTTGCGCGTTCACCAGTCGAGCAGTGCACTGCCCTGGTCGGGCGAGCCGTCCGGATGGCTGAACCAGTACACGCCGTTCTGCCCACCGGGGCAGCCCTGGCCGCTGCTGTACGCGGTCACCGCGCCCGCTGCCGAAGCCACGTCCGCGCGGTAGCAGCCGCCCAGCGAATCGCGGTAGGCGAACGCCTGCGTGCTGGCCTGACCGCTGTGCCCGGTGAGGTTGCCGCTGGCGTCGAAGTCCAGCGTGTCGGCGCTGTCCACCGTGTTGTCCACGTGGTCCGCATACAAGGTGATGCCGGCGAACGCGCGCGAACGACGCAGCGAGTAACCCTGCTGCACCGTGGTGGCCGCGGCGAAGCTGCCGTCCGCGGCCACCGGCTGGTCGTAGTCCACGTGCAGCGGATAACTCACCTGCTGCCGGTACTCGCGGGTGACGATCGGCCCGATGCGGCTGCGGCTCACCCCGTCCATCGCGGTGAGCTGGTCGGTGACCTGGCGATAGGTGCTCGCGTTGACCGTGAAGGCCTGGGTGTCGGCGAAGCTCACGGTCTGGTCCACCGAGTTCTGCACGCGGCCGTGCGAGGTGTCGACGTAACCCTCGATCACGAAGTGGCGCGAGAGGTTCGTGGTGATGTCGCCGTTGCCGCTGCCGTCCAGCGTGCTGGCAATGGTCGGCACGGGCGCCTGGCCGACCAGGGTGTTGCGCGTCACTTGGCCGCTGACCTGCTTCTTGTGAGGGTCCTGGTACACCAGCAGGGTCGCGGCGGTGGAGAAGTAGTTGTTCGCGCCGGCCACGCTGAGCGCCACCGTGTGCTGCGCACCATCGCTGAGCACGCCCGCGAACGGGCTGAGGTCGACCCGGTAAGGCATGAAGTTCATCGTCTGCACGCCGGGGACCGGCCGCCACAGGTAGGGATCGATGCCGCCGGTGTAGATCCACGGATAGATCGGCGCCACGCCGGCCGGCTGGCCGTCGATGCTCACCTCGGCCTCGCGGAAGTTGCCGCCGCCGCACTCGTTCACCGCCGCGGCGTACTGGTCGGGCACGCAGGTGTACCAGAACTCGTCGGCGTTCTGGCTCTGCGCGAACACGTCGAGGTAGGCGCGTTCCACGTTGCGCGGCAAGCTCAGCGTCTTGGCCAGCTGGTCGGTGGACGTGGACAGGTTGGTGACGCTGCCCACCGGGTCGCTGCCCAGCGGAATCACCTGGTCGGGCACGCGCGGGGCGGGCGCCCGTCCCGACGCCGGGTAGAACAGCAGCTTCGCGCTGCCGTGGAGCACGCCGGTGTAGGTGCCGTTGACCAGGTTCCACAGGATCGCCTGGCCCTGGCCGGCGTTCCTGAGCAGCGCGCTGTAGTCGGTGAGGTCGCGCTCCACGTGCCAGCTCCGCGCCACCGTGGCCGAAGGCTCGGCGGTGGTGCCGAAATACAGGTTCACGCCGCCTAGCCAGATCGAGCCGGTGCGATCGAATTGGCGGCCCGCGGTCACGGAGAAATCCGCCTCCAGCACCACCTTGGCCCAGTGCGTGCCGCAGCCGACGGGCGGCGCGTAGCTGTAGGGGCGGGTGCCGAAGTCGTTGAAGGTGTCGTTGCTGAACAGCTGCACCGCGCAGGGCTGGCCCGGCGGGCGCGGCACGGTCGGATCGGCGGTGGTGGTGTTGGACGAACCGACCGGGCTGGCGCCGGCATCGGCGGCGTAGGCACTGCAGGCAAAGCACGTCAGCCCGGCGATGGCCAGGCTGCGAGCGAACACTCCCATGCGCAACATGCGATTTCCCCTTGCATGTGGGCCTGCCCGTGACTTCTCGCGTCATTGCGGACCGGCACCGTCACCCCCTGCGCCGAACATGCTGGCACCGGGATTTTTAGACGGGGTCAAATGCCGGCGCGAAAGAGTGACGCGCTTGGCAAAGGTGTGCTCAGCCCGCCGTGCGCAGCGCCTGGTACACCGGCTCGGTGTCGGGGCGACGGCCGTGCCACAGGGCGAACGCATCGGCCGCGGTTTCCACCAGCATGCCGAGGCCGTCGAAGGCGTAGCGCGCGCCGGCCGCCTTCGCCCAGGCGAGGAAGCCGATCGCCGCCGCGCCGTAGGCGAGGTCGCAGCAGAGCGCGCGGGCGCCCACCAGCGACGGCGGCAGTTGCAGGCCGCCGCCCAGCACGCCGGCCGAGGTGGCGTTGACGATCAGGTCGTAGCTGCCGAGGTTCGCGAGGTCGTTCCAGTAGCGGGTATGCACGCGCGCCGGCTCGCCGATCGCGTCGGCCAGCGCATCGGCGGTTTCCGGCGTGCGGTTGACGATGGTCAGCGTCTGCACGCCCGCGTCCAGCAGCGACCACGCCACGCCGCGCGCGGCGCCGCCCGCGCCCAGCATCAGCGCGTCGTGGCCGCGCAGGTCCACCTGGTGCCGTTCGGTGAGGTCGCGCACCAGGCCGTCGCCGTCGGTGTTGTGCGCGGCGAGCCGGCCGTCGGCGAGGCGGGTGAGCACGTTCGCGCTGCCGGCGCGCATCGCCGCCGCGCTGCGCTCGTCCGCCAGCGCGAACGCCGCGCCCTTGTGCGGCAGGGTGACGTTGGCGCCCGCGCCGCCCGCGGCGAAGAACCCGCGCACCGCCGCCACGAAGTCCGCCGGCGCGGCGTCGATGGTGCGGTACTCCAGCGCGATGCCGAACTGCCGCGCGAAGGCCTCGTGGATGCGCGGCGACAGCGAATGCGCGATCGGATGGCCGAACACGGCGAACTGGGCGGGCTGGCTCATGCGGGGCTCCTGGGAAGGGACGGCCATTGTACGTAGATCGGGCTTCAGCCCGGCATCGGCGCTGCCCGGGCGGGAAGTCGGGATGAATCCCGACCTGCAACGTCCAAACCGACTGCCTCAGCTGCCGTCGCGGGTTTTGAGATAGCCCGTCGGCATGCTGGCTCCATCGTCCCGCGAGGAAGCCGCCATGCGCCCCACCATCATCGACCACCGCCGTCACGACCGCCTGCTCGCCATCGCCCTGCTGTGGCTGGCCATCGGCGCGGCGCTGCTCGTCACCACCCTGGTGCCGGCGCATACCGCGCTGCTGGGCTGGGCGCCGCTGGTGTGGCTGTTGCTGGCGCCGCTGGCGCTGCTGTTGATCCTCGAACCGGGTCTGCCGCGGCAATGGCTTGCATGGCGGCATGCGCGGCGCGGGCACGCGACGCGCCGTCACTGAATTCCATCTGGCAGTGGAACGGCCCGCGGCCGGGATGCCGCGGACCAGGGAGTGCATTGCGCGAGGGAGCGCGCCCGGTGCCGGATGCCGCAGGGATGCGGCATCCGGCACGATCCCTTTCAGTCAGCTGCCGGCATGCTCGCGCTGCGGCACCCGGCTGCCGATGCCCTGCCGCTTGCGTTCCATCCGGCGCAGGAATTCGCGCATCACGCGCAGGTACAACTCCTCGCCGAGGTGGACGTCTTCCACGCCGGCATCGATCGACGGGTTGTCGTTGACCTCGATCACCACCGGCTTGTCGCCGACCTGCTTCAGGTCCACGCCGTAGAAGCCGTCGCCGACCGCGCTGGTGGCCTTCAGCGCCAGCTTCACCACTTCGGCCGGCGCGCCGGCCACCGCGACGGTTTCGGAGCCGCCGGTTTTTGCCGTGCCCTTGGCGCCGTGGTTGTAGATCTGCCAGTGATTGCGCGACATGTAGTACTTGCACGCATACAGCGGCTCGCGGTTGAGCACGCCGATGCGCCAGTCGAACTCGGTATAGACGTATTCCTGCGCCAGCAGCAACGCGCTGTGCTGGAACAGTTCGCCGCTCGCCTTGCCCAGCGCCTCCTCGTTCTCCACCTTCACCACGCCGCGCGAGAACGAGCCGTCGGGGATCTTCAGCACCAGCGGGTAGCCGAGCCGGGCCGCGACTTCCTTCATGCCTTTGCTGTCGTCGCGGTAGAGGATCTCGGTGCGCGGCACCGCGAGCTTGCGCGAGACCATCAGGTCGTTGAGGAAGATCTTGTTCGTGCAGCGCAGGATCGAGGCCGGGTCGTCGATCACCACCATGCCTTCCTTCTCCGCGCGATGGGCGAAGCGGTAGGTGTGGTTGTCGCTGGCGGTGGTCTCGCGGATGAACAGGCCGTCGTACTCGGCGAGGCGCTGGTAGTCGTTCTTGCCGATGGTGTCGACCTCGATGCCGAGCTCCTTGCCGGCGGCGACGAACTGCTTCAGCGCCTTCCTGTTCGACGGCGGCATCTGCTCGTTGGGATCGACCAGCATCGCGAGGTCGTAGCGGTACAGCTTGCGTGCGCGTGGCTTGCGCCACAGCTTGCGCGAGAAGCGGTCCAGCTCCTCGGCGAACGCGTCCTCCTGGGCATCGTCCAGCGTGTGCAGGCCCACCGGCTTGATCGAGCTGACCTGCCACACGCGGTCGCGCTCGAACTCGATGCGCAGCAGCGGGCAGGGGAAGGATTCGAACACCTGCCGCGACAGGTCCTGCAGCGCGGGATACGCGGTCTCGCCGAAGTAGACCAGGATGCCGAAATCGGTGGTGTCGCGGCCGCCGGCGGGCAGGAAGTGGGTGAGATTGGTGTTGAGGTCCTCGATGTCCACGCCGTACAGCGAGCGCCGGCCCAGGTCGTTGATGGTGCGCACCGATGGCATCACCTTGTGCCCGCGCGCCTCGGCCAGCAGCGACACGTAATAGCCGGTGCCCAGGTACTTGTAGCTGCGGCACAGGTTGATGACGTGGGTGCGCTCGTCGTCGCTGCCCGCCGGCTCGCGCAGGTAGTCCGCCGCGCTGACCACGTCCACGGACGGGTAGTAGGAACCCCAGTCGGAGGCTTTCTCGACCACGATGACCAGACGGGCCATGTCACCACTCAGGC encodes the following:
- a CDS encoding RimK family protein, which gives rise to MARLVIVVEKASDWGSYYPSVDVVSAADYLREPAGSDDERTHVINLCRSYKYLGTGYYVSLLAEARGHKVMPSVRTINDLGRRSLYGVDIEDLNTNLTHFLPAGGRDTTDFGILVYFGETAYPALQDLSRQVFESFPCPLLRIEFERDRVWQVSSIKPVGLHTLDDAQEDAFAEELDRFSRKLWRKPRARKLYRYDLAMLVDPNEQMPPSNRKALKQFVAAGKELGIEVDTIGKNDYQRLAEYDGLFIRETTASDNHTYRFAHRAEKEGMVVIDDPASILRCTNKIFLNDLMVSRKLAVPRTEILYRDDSKGMKEVAARLGYPLVLKIPDGSFSRGVVKVENEEALGKASGELFQHSALLLAQEYVYTEFDWRIGVLNREPLYACKYYMSRNHWQIYNHGAKGTAKTGGSETVAVAGAPAEVVKLALKATSAVGDGFYGVDLKQVGDKPVVIEVNDNPSIDAGVEDVHLGEELYLRVMREFLRRMERKRQGIGSRVPQREHAGS
- a CDS encoding energy transducer TonB, encoding MQALATLLSRRKLWLGGLLVLILAGGGWWHWNARAAAAPTADDGGTRILLGLAGDALHDGRLVAPVGSNAFEFYFSVLQLDPHNRTALDQLRDAFKPASQDVERTIATGDLDEAQRELQLLRAYDVGNYKYDPAHYEMHSSNYRLVLLGSYLDAQRKLQRQQHAQEAAAISARQADAAVPR
- the aroE gene encoding shikimate dehydrogenase → MSQPAQFAVFGHPIAHSLSPRIHEAFARQFGIALEYRTIDAAPADFVAAVRGFFAAGGAGANVTLPHKGAAFALADERSAAAMRAGSANVLTRLADGRLAAHNTDGDGLVRDLTERHQVDLRGHDALMLGAGGAARGVAWSLLDAGVQTLTIVNRTPETADALADAIGEPARVHTRYWNDLANLGSYDLIVNATSAGVLGGGLQLPPSLVGARALCCDLAYGAAAIGFLAWAKAAGARYAFDGLGMLVETAADAFALWHGRRPDTEPVYQALRTAG
- a CDS encoding peptide-N4-asparagine amidase, whose amino-acid sequence is MGVFARSLAIAGLTCFACSAYAADAGASPVGSSNTTTADPTVPRPPGQPCAVQLFSNDTFNDFGTRPYSYAPPVGCGTHWAKVVLEADFSVTAGRQFDRTGSIWLGGVNLYFGTTAEPSATVARSWHVERDLTDYSALLRNAGQGQAILWNLVNGTYTGVLHGSAKLLFYPASGRAPAPRVPDQVIPLGSDPVGSVTNLSTSTDQLAKTLSLPRNVERAYLDVFAQSQNADEFWYTCVPDQYAAAVNECGGGNFREAEVSIDGQPAGVAPIYPWIYTGGIDPYLWRPVPGVQTMNFMPYRVDLSPFAGVLSDGAQHTVALSVAGANNYFSTAATLLVYQDPHKKQVSGQVTRNTLVGQAPVPTIASTLDGSGNGDITTNLSRHFVIEGYVDTSHGRVQNSVDQTVSFADTQAFTVNASTYRQVTDQLTAMDGVSRSRIGPIVTREYRQQVSYPLHVDYDQPVAADGSFAAATTVQQGYSLRRSRAFAGITLYADHVDNTVDSADTLDFDASGNLTGHSGQASTQAFAYRDSLGGCYRADVASAAGAVTAYSSGQGCPGGQNGVYWFSHPDGSPDQGSALLDW